A DNA window from Shewanella baltica contains the following coding sequences:
- the flgD gene encoding flagellar hook assembly protein FlgD yields the protein MSLINQINQASTQTAQNKSQSNAVTTNSSTSSTGNPFLDGIRLPKDSIVPEAKSQQLTQDDFFSLLSQQLSMQDPFKPVDNDQMIAQMASFSTVDGIGKLNDQIVNLNSVMTSSQALQASGLVGRKVLIPTDTGNISAESPTMKGVVSTPDKIPEITVRIEDEKGQVVTTFKVDGSDGGNVDVNWDGLDKNGQPVVAGNYTIKASGLVDGKSQELPVSTYAHVSSVSLGTASTGAILNLRGGMGIKLTDVLAVSET from the coding sequence GTGAGCCTCATTAATCAAATTAACCAAGCATCGACGCAGACGGCTCAAAATAAGAGTCAGTCAAATGCTGTGACGACCAACTCATCAACCAGTTCAACGGGTAATCCGTTTCTTGATGGCATAAGACTGCCAAAAGATTCGATAGTACCGGAAGCGAAAAGCCAACAGTTAACTCAAGATGACTTTTTCTCGTTATTAAGCCAACAGTTATCGATGCAGGACCCTTTTAAGCCTGTCGACAACGATCAAATGATTGCGCAGATGGCATCATTTTCGACCGTTGACGGTATCGGTAAGTTAAATGATCAAATAGTTAACTTAAACAGTGTTATGACTTCTAGCCAAGCACTGCAGGCATCGGGACTCGTTGGTCGTAAGGTGTTGATCCCAACCGATACAGGCAATATTTCAGCTGAAAGCCCAACGATGAAAGGTGTGGTCAGTACCCCTGATAAAATTCCAGAGATTACTGTGCGTATCGAAGATGAGAAGGGACAAGTTGTGACCACCTTTAAAGTCGATGGTAGCGATGGTGGTAACGTCGATGTGAACTGGGATGGTTTAGATAAGAATGGCCAGCCAGTGGTTGCAGGTAATTATACGATTAAGGCGAGTGGGTTAGTGGATGGAAAATCCCAAGAGCTGCCCGTTTCAACCTATGCCCATGTGAGCAGTGTTTCTTTAGGGACGGCCAGTACTGGCGCCATTCTCAACTTGAGAGGTGGTATGGGTATTAAGTTAACCGACGTGTTAGCAGTGTCTGAAACTTAA
- the flgC gene encoding flagellar basal body rod protein FlgC, with protein MSLFSIFDVAGSGMSAQSVRLNTTASNIANADSVSSSVDKTYRSRHPIFEAEMAKAQSQQQASQGVAVKGIVESDKPLLKEYSPDHPMADADGFIYKPNVNVMEEMADMISASRSYQMNVQVAEAAKSMLQQTLGMGK; from the coding sequence ATGAGTTTATTTAGCATATTTGATGTTGCTGGCTCGGGAATGTCGGCTCAATCGGTCAGGTTGAACACCACTGCGAGTAACATAGCTAACGCTGATTCCGTCTCGAGTAGCGTAGATAAGACCTATCGTTCCCGTCATCCTATTTTTGAAGCTGAAATGGCTAAAGCTCAAAGCCAGCAACAAGCCTCTCAAGGTGTTGCGGTAAAAGGCATTGTTGAAAGTGATAAACCACTACTAAAAGAATACTCGCCCGATCATCCCATGGCGGATGCGGACGGCTTTATTTATAAACCGAATGTTAATGTCATGGAAGAAATGGCAGATATGATTTCTGCTTCGCGCTCATATCAAATGAATGTTCAGGTCGCTGAAGCAGCTAAGTCTATGCTGCAACAAACACTTGGGATGGGTAAATAA
- the flgB gene encoding flagellar basal body rod protein FlgB — translation MAINFDNALGVHQYTLGIRAQRAEVISSNIANADTPHYKARDVDFSAAMQAARGQQQQRNSLEMQESDKHFGLAELTGQFVKFRVPNQPDTGDGNTVDIQQEQSAFMQNALEYQMSLGFLDSKFSGMKKALRGD, via the coding sequence ATGGCGATCAATTTTGATAATGCACTGGGTGTGCATCAGTACACTCTCGGTATTAGAGCGCAGCGAGCTGAAGTCATTTCGAGCAATATCGCTAACGCCGATACGCCACATTATAAAGCCCGTGATGTTGATTTTTCTGCGGCAATGCAGGCCGCCCGTGGCCAACAACAGCAGCGTAATAGTCTTGAAATGCAAGAGTCAGACAAGCATTTTGGTCTTGCTGAGTTGACAGGTCAATTTGTTAAGTTCCGTGTGCCAAATCAACCCGATACCGGTGATGGCAATACCGTTGATATCCAACAGGAACAATCGGCATTCATGCAAAATGCCCTTGAATATCAAATGTCATTAGGCTTTTTAGACAGTAAGTTTAGTGGCATGAAGAAAGCGCTGAGAGGGGATTAA